DNA sequence from the Chryseobacterium indicum genome:
AACCTTATCATAACGACATTTTTAAAACAACAGTTGGGTACAATAATCAATTGAGGCTGAATCTTTTTTTCAAAAATCATCAGTACTCTTATGATGAAAAATTTCGGATTTCACTGGATCTCGGACAGCAGAAAGATCAGATGTATTTCATGGATCAGCACAGTATTCTGAATTCTTTTAAAACAAAACTAAGTTCGAAAATTTTAAAATTTAATGTAAATGCGGCTTTTATATACGAAGAAAATAAAGCGACAAATTCCAACAGGATTGGTTTGTTCAACAGAGTTTATCAGAATTCTTTACTTACGCCGGTTTCTTTTTCCAATGCTCAGAAGACTTTTCTTACCGATGGCTCGCAGAGAAGCTCCAGCAAGTTTGCAGACAATCCTGAATTTTTATTTTATGAGGATAATCAATACAATTCAAGAGATAAAAGAAGACAGTTCAATTTCGGAATTTCGCGGGACTGGTATCGTTTTAAACTAAATGTCACACAATCTTATGAAAACGATTTTTTCCTGAATCTGGATCGTTATAAACCTTCAACGTATGGTTTTCCCGAAGGTCTTCGAAATGGGAGAAAGCAAAACAATAAACTCTATAATTCCAGTATTTCAGGAGAATATTCGATAAATGAATATCGTTGGAACCATAGCTTTAATCTCAATTTTATTGTCAATAACAACAGATCGGAGATTGATAATACTTTAAACAGTAAAAACCACATCTATCAGAGAACTTCGCAGGATTATATCTTTGAATACGGATTAAATTATGATGGCTACGGGGATTTTGAAATGGGATTGAATGCAGGAAATTCTTTCTACATATCAAATACTTCGCTTAAAAATAATTATTTCCTTCCTAAAGTGGGTGCATATTTTACTTTTAAAGAAATATTCAACTGGAGAAACATCAATTTTAAAATTTTAGGAGCCTACACTCAGCTAAGTTCGGAGCCGGAAATTACAAAATCCTATGCTTCTTACGCAACCACTTTGCTGAATGCACAGAATTCCAATCAGTATTTTCCGATTCAGGAAGTAGAAACCTTTAAAAATTTGTCGAATATTGATTCCAAAGAATGGAAAACGGGTTTCAGGCTGACTTCAAGATACAATTTAGGCATTGAAGCAGAATATTTTCAGCGGAAAATCAACAATGATATTTTTCCGGTTTTTGAAAATGGCAATTTAAAACTGAAAAACCTTGCAGATCATACGTACCGCGGACTGGAAGTAAATTTCTTTTTTGATAATGTTTATCTGGGGTCAGATTTCAGGATGAGTCAGAAAGCTTCATTTTTTAAGTACAGAGATATGGTGGATCGGGTAAATTCGGGATATCATAATACAGCGGTTTCAGGTTTTAAAGACATTTACAAAACATTGTCGGAAGGTGAAGTTCTGGGAGCGGTTGTAGGAAGTTATTTCGAAAGAAATAACAACGGAGCGTTGATTATTGATGAATTCGGTTATCCAAAAAAAGCGGACGGATCTAAAATAATTGCAGATCCCACACCGGATTTTGTCGTTAAATTCAATCATAATTTCACGTATAAAATGCTCACTTTAGACATCAACTGGGAATGGAAAAAAGGCGGACAGGTTTGGAACGGAACTCAGGCTGTTCTCGATTATTACGGACGTTCCCAGACTTCCGGAGACGACAGAAATATTAAAAATTATGTTTTTCAGGGAGTAAATTCCGGTGGAAATCCCAATCAGATTCCTGTTGATTTTTACGATCCCAATCAGGACGTTTCGAAAAACCGATGGACGAGATACGGATATTTGGGCGTTGCGGAAGACTATGTTCAAAAAGCGGATTATGTGAGAATTAATGCGGTTTCTCTAACGGCAAAATTCGATGTCGGGCAATTTAAAAAAGGTTTGGGAATTACGTTCTATGTGAATAATATCCTTCTTTGGCAGGCGAATCGTGGCGTAGATTCCAATCAGAATTTCTATGATTCGGATAACGGAAGAGGACTGGATTTTTTCAATCTTCCGTCGTTTAAAACTTTTGGCTGTATGGTTTCATTTCAATTTTAAGGTATGAATTTCAAGGTTACAACATCTATTTTAGGATTATTTTTTCTGGTTTTTGCTTCTCTATCAAAAGCCCAGGAAGCGTTTAAAAATTTCGAAAAAGAAAAAACGTACATCCAGACCAACCATGTTTTTTATAAACCCGGTGAGGAAATGTACTTTAAAATTTACACGGTAAAGGCAGAAAATAATCTTCCCGCCGATCATAGCAAAGCCGTCAATTTTGAATTGACTGATCCAAGCGGAACGGTCGTAAAAAAAGCCAAATACGAAATTACAAACGGCTATTCGGAAGGCTATTTTTATTTTAACAGCGACATGAAGGGCGGAATATACAAATTGCGTGCTTTCACGAACTGGATGCAGAATGAAGACGGAAAAAATGCTTTCGAGAAAGAAATTACCCTCCAAAAAATTGTTTCGCCAAGAATTCTGATGAAACTGGAGTTTCCCAAAAAAGGATATGGAGCAGGAGATGAGGTTCTTGCCGATTTTTCGATGAGAAGTCTAAGCAATCTTCCGATTCCTTTTTACGAAGGAGATTACACGGTAATGCATAACGGTGAAAAGATTTCAGAAGGTAAGCTGATAACAGACAAAGAAGGGAAAAATCAACTGAAATTCAGGCTTCCCGCTGTTTTAAAATCTTCCGATGCACTGTTAACCATTAAAATCAATTTCGACGGCTTTACAGAATCCATTTCACGAAATATTCCGATTGTACTGAATAAGCTTGAAGTAAAATTCATGCCGGAAGGCGGAACTTTCATTAATGGGATCGAACAGAATATTGCTTATAAAATTCTGGATGAATTTGAGAAGCCAATTGATGCCACATTGGGAATTTTTAATCAAAACCATCAGAAAATTACGGAGACTTCAGCGTACAATTTCGGGATGGGAAGTTTTCTTCTGACACCGAAAAAAGGCGAAAATTATTATGCAAAAGTATCGAAACCTGAAAATATTTCAGCCGTTTATCCGCTTCCGATGGCAAAAGATGAAGGGATTGTTTTCAATATCAATAAAGAAAATCTGAAGATTGTTTTTAAAATTCGATCAGCAGATGAAAAAGATGTTATTATCAAAGGAAATTTCCGTGAGAAAGAAATGTACAGCAAAACCATTTCATTAAAAAAAGGATTGAATGAATTAGAACTTTCGGAAAATGAACTTCCGATCGGCATTTGCAGATTCACGGTGTTTGAAGATGATATTCCTTTGGCAGAACGCATTGTCTTTACGAATGAAAACAGACAGATGAATGTGAAAGTAAAACCGGTAAAGCAAAATTATCTTCCGAGAGAAAAAGTAACTGTGAATATCGAAACAACAGACGAAAATAATAAACCAATTCCCGCAAATCTGGCTCTGAGCGTTGTGGATGATAAACTCTGGACGTATGCAGACGATAAGCAGAACCATATTCTTTCGTGGCTGCTGATGGATTCTGAGCTGAAAGGAAAAATTGAAAGACCACAGTTTTATTTCGATAAAAAAGAAGAAAAAAGAACCAAAAGCCTCGATTTGGTGATGCTTACCAACGGTTACCGTTATTTTGAAATGACTCCCGAAGTTATCAAAAACAGAAAATACAAATATCTTCCCGAAAAGAAAAATCCCATCTACGGAATTGTAGAAGATGAAAAAGGAAACCCTGTAAAAGCCGATGTGTATTTGCTTGAGGATGGTAAAATCCTGAAACAGACGACTTCAGAAAACGGATTGTTTTATTTCTATGATCTTAACAGAAGTTATTCCAATAAGCTGATTGCGAAATCTGTACAGCCAAAACAAGAGGTGAAAATCCGGATTTTATCTTACAGACTGGCAATAAATCCTTTGGCTGCAAAATCTCTGAATAATATTAATGTAGAAGAAATTGTAAAAGAAACCGTAAAAGAAGAAGGTAAAATAAAACTGCGTGAAGATGCTGAAAAGGAAATTCCGAAAACGCCTTCCACAGAAAGAACAAAATCTTCCTCCGAAAACAGACGTTCCCGATCGGTTTCAAGAGGAAGCATGATAAGTGATACCATAAGATCTCAAAATATAGAAGAGGTTGTAGTGGTAGGTTTCTCGCAAAGTTCTTTAAAGGATAAAACAACTGCAGCAGTTGTTTCTGTTCGAAAGGATGAACTGCAGAATCCGAATATTATTTCTTCTTTAGCCGGAAAAGTTTCGGGACTTGTTATTACTCCCACCAATCAGCCGGGAGGTAATGTTAATGTGCTGATCAGGGGAAATGCTTCTGTTGCCAATAAAAATCCACTGTTTGTCGTGGATGGAGTTCCTGTTGAAAATTTTAAGACCATCATTAATCCAAATGATATCAACAGTATAACGGTTTTAAAAGATGCCGCTGCAACTGCCATTTATGGGAACAGAGGTGCAAATGGTGTGATCGTTATTAATTCTTTGAAGAATTTCCGGTCTCAGATAAAATTTGACGTAACCCCGAAATCATATTACGCATTGGTGAATATTCCCAATGACAGTCTGGTTTCGTACGAATACACAAGAAATTTTTCTTATCCTGTCTACAAAACGACAAACACTTCTTACAGACACGATTATCGCGAAGCTCTGTATTGGAATCCTGTAGTGGAAACAGGAAAAAACGGAAAAGCACAGGTTGAATTTTATAATTCCGATGCCAGTTCTACTTTCAGAATCATGACGGAAGGAATTTCCTCTTCAGGTTTAATCGGGCGTGATGAAACAACTTATGCCGCTCAAAGTCTGATTTCCATAGATGCGAAACTTCCGCAATATCTTACAAGAACAGATCAGATGATGATTCCGGTGGTGGTTAAAAATAATTCTCCGGAAACCAGAAAGATAACGATGGACGTTATTGTTCCGAATCGTGTGAATGTGGTACAATCAGATAGCGCGATTACTTTGAAACCTTTGGAATCAGGCAGATTATTTGTGAAAATCCAGACCAATGAAGTGGTGGAATCGAATATTCAGTTTACCGTAAGATCAGAAGATTTCAGAGAAACTATGATCCTTCCTTTTAAAGTTGACGAAAAAGGATTTCCGCACCGCTATTCAGTCATCAATAACAAAACAGAAGACCTTAAAATTGATATTCCGGATTATATTGAAGGCAGTTTCTTTTCGTCTTATTATGTGTATGAAAACAATGCACTGCAGATGTTTGAAAATATGGAACGCCTGAAAAGGGAACCTTACGGATGTTTTGAACAGCTT
Encoded proteins:
- a CDS encoding TonB-dependent receptor plug domain-containing protein; amino-acid sequence: MNFKVTTSILGLFFLVFASLSKAQEAFKNFEKEKTYIQTNHVFYKPGEEMYFKIYTVKAENNLPADHSKAVNFELTDPSGTVVKKAKYEITNGYSEGYFYFNSDMKGGIYKLRAFTNWMQNEDGKNAFEKEITLQKIVSPRILMKLEFPKKGYGAGDEVLADFSMRSLSNLPIPFYEGDYTVMHNGEKISEGKLITDKEGKNQLKFRLPAVLKSSDALLTIKINFDGFTESISRNIPIVLNKLEVKFMPEGGTFINGIEQNIAYKILDEFEKPIDATLGIFNQNHQKITETSAYNFGMGSFLLTPKKGENYYAKVSKPENISAVYPLPMAKDEGIVFNINKENLKIVFKIRSADEKDVIIKGNFREKEMYSKTISLKKGLNELELSENELPIGICRFTVFEDDIPLAERIVFTNENRQMNVKVKPVKQNYLPREKVTVNIETTDENNKPIPANLALSVVDDKLWTYADDKQNHILSWLLMDSELKGKIERPQFYFDKKEEKRTKSLDLVMLTNGYRYFEMTPEVIKNRKYKYLPEKKNPIYGIVEDEKGNPVKADVYLLEDGKILKQTTSENGLFYFYDLNRSYSNKLIAKSVQPKQEVKIRILSYRLAINPLAAKSLNNINVEEIVKETVKEEGKIKLREDAEKEIPKTPSTERTKSSSENRRSRSVSRGSMISDTIRSQNIEEVVVVGFSQSSLKDKTTAAVVSVRKDELQNPNIISSLAGKVSGLVITPTNQPGGNVNVLIRGNASVANKNPLFVVDGVPVENFKTIINPNDINSITVLKDAAATAIYGNRGANGVIVINSLKNFRSQIKFDVTPKSYYALVNIPNDSLVSYEYTRNFSYPVYKTTNTSYRHDYREALYWNPVVETGKNGKAQVEFYNSDASSTFRIMTEGISSSGLIGRDETTYAAQSLISIDAKLPQYLTRTDQMMIPVVVKNNSPETRKITMDVIVPNRVNVVQSDSAITLKPLESGRLFVKIQTNEVVESNIQFTVRSEDFRETMILPFKVDEKGFPHRYSVINNKTEDLKIDIPDYIEGSFFSSYYVYENNALQMFENMERLKREPYGCFEQLSSTVYPNIFILDYLKQIKKITPETESLVIRNMKKGYQKMLSYKNRDGGFTYFGSSESDVALSAFALLEFRDLKKYVNIESKIIQDLTSFILSKKNQNGMFEVRRNYEKSIPYSDFAWSRNMYVLYALSKTGIKNLDDAYEINLKRALATKDAYQLALMANISSDLGKNQQYKDLIAILNNQFEGKSLKTKTTFTGSGGFSANAETLSLYLMALQKDKQLSQLKIAEVADHLINFNGYYGFGSTQATTLALEALSEFFAKNERLYGTDKPAIKVNGAEIGVNNSVGSAFKNGENTISVNYPTQRGLPYKLDYEYYTLKAPKSAEIPLILNTKLKSETAKTGETDRMIITIQNKINNQLPMVTAKIGIPAGLTLQNALLKDLLDKKQVSYYEIFDNYLVLYWEHFDANEIKTINLDLKVEFAGEYTGKASNAYLYYMPEAKFWNEGIKVRIQP